One Mercenaria mercenaria strain notata chromosome 12, MADL_Memer_1, whole genome shotgun sequence DNA segment encodes these proteins:
- the LOC128547087 gene encoding uncharacterized protein LOC128547087, whose protein sequence is MHVYLGVVIMRGILRCPAFSFTFLIGIRIYVAMARNGLGFHNSGFDNMEFNDVYLMKENQATKTDIQCCLLCMETITCMSSFFSKIKQKCRLHGSAVLDKNNGQESEGWKHYIYGENCPVHLGFIHDLENNLCVRISDVELKIDEGKQFCMNRSSTLITLESADKQTRFDNLLAKIPDSFIIARYRTELEKLDGKWKWLNGSPLVNDRWHSGEPNCAGPCSCGGVTVLITNGKWGDNSDRCKNQKAHSVCEAF, encoded by the coding sequence ATGCATGTTTATCTTGGCGTTGTTATCATGAGAGGGATACTACGTTGCCCTGCTTTTAGTTTCACCTTTCTTATAGGTATACGCATTTACGTTGCTATGGCGCGAAATGGTCTTGGATTCCATAATTCTGGATTTGATAATATGGAATTTAACGATGTTTATTTGATGAAAGAAAATCAAGCTACAAAGACAGACATTCAATGCTGCTTGCTTTGTATGGAAACAATAACTTGTATGTCATCCTTCTttagtaaaataaaacagaaatgtcGTCTGCATGGATCTGCAGTGTTAGATAAAAACAATGGGCAGGAATCCGAGGGATGGAAACACTATATTTACGGTGAGAATTGCCCTGTGCATCTAGGATTTATTCACGATCTAGAGAATAATCTTTGTGTCAGGATTTCAGATGTCGAACTTAAAATCGACGAGGGGAAGCAGTTCTGTATGAATAGAAGTTCAACTCTGATTACCCTGGAGTCAGCCGACAAGCAAACTCGATTTGACAATCTCCTTGCTAAAATTCCAGACTCCTTTATCATTGCCCGCTATCGAACTGAATTAGAGAAACTGGATGGGAAATGGAAATGGCTTAACGGATCTCCCTTAGTGAATGATAGATGGCATTCGGGTGAGCCAAATTGTGCTGGACCATGCAGCTGCGGTGGTGTTACTGTTTTAATAACGAATGGAAAATGGGGAGATAATAGCGATAGGTGCAAGAATCAGAAGGCACATTCAGTCTGTGAggcattttag